In Drosophila bipectinata strain 14024-0381.07 chromosome 2R, DbipHiC1v2, whole genome shotgun sequence, one genomic interval encodes:
- the ValRS gene encoding valine--tRNA ligase isoform X1 codes for MPEPEQQNEASAPDGAGEPPKTAKQLEKERLKAEKLAKLQAKLDKKAAAAPAAGEKKEKPEKRTKEVKEAAVYTAETAPGEKKDLSGPLPDAYSPRYVEAQWYSWWEKEGFFTPEYGRPSIDAPNPNGKFVMIIPPPNVTGSLHLGHALTNSIEDAITRYHRMKGRTTLWVPGCDHAGIATQVVVEKLLWRDEKLSRHDLGREKFIERIWDWRREKGGRIYDQLKSLGSSYDWSRVAFTMDPKLCRAVTEAFVRLHEEGSIYRSSRLVNWSCTLRSAISDIEVDKVEIPGRTFLSIPGYDEKVEFGVLVKFAYKVEGSEDEVVVATTRIETMLGDTAVAVHPQDERYKHLHGKFVVHPFSTRRLPIVCDEFVDIAFGTGAVKITPAHDPNDYEVGKRCNLPFITIFNDDGYIIGDYGEFTGMKRFECRKQILIKLKELGLYRETLNNPMVVPICSRSKDVVEPLIKPQWYVSCSDMAASATEAVRSGALKIVPEHHTKTWYHWMDGIRDWCVSRQLWWGHRIPAYHVSFSDPSIQTGSPALEGVADDEQYWIVARSEEEALTKASERFGVEASKINLKQDEDVLDTWFSSGIFPFSVFGWPDQTKDLETFYPTSLLETGHDILFFWVARMVFFGQKLLGKLPFKEVYLHPMVRDAHGRKMSKSLGNVIDPMDVIRGITLEGLHAQLVGSNLDPREIEKAKAGQKQDYPQGIPECGSDALRFALCAYITQARDINLDINRVLGYRFFCNKLWNATKFALLYFNGSEKFDTELKASEVVNQMDAWILSRLSAAIEACNQGFETYDFAAATSACYAFWLYDLCDVYLECLKPIFQSGSEQQQAAARRTLYVCLDYGLRLLSPFMPFITEELYQRLPRAKPAPSICVASYPSNVSWRSSKIESEVEFVQKAARIIRSARSDYNLPNKTKTEAYVVCTDPAPNEILKRYADDLATISYCSKVVFDGEAPPGCAILTVTGQCEVHLLLKGLVEADKEIAKLQKKRDQLVQTVGKLTQASQAADYATKVPAEVQAANETKLSESQAEIERIAAAIETLKLM; via the exons AtgccagagccagagcagCAGAACGAAGCTAGTGCTCCCGATGGAGCCGGTGAGCCTCCCAAGACTGCCAAGCAGTTGGAGAAGGAGCGTCTGAAGGCGGAGAAGTTAGCAAAGCTGCAGGCTAAGCTGGACAAGAAGgcggctgctgctcctgctgcaggTGAAAAGAAGGAGAAGCCAGAG AAGCGCACTAAGGAAGTCAAAGAGGCTGCGGTGTACACCGCCGAAACCGCTCCCGGAGAAAAGAAGGACCTGAGTGGCCCCCTACCGGATGCCTATAGTCCGCGCTACGTGGAGGCCCAGTGGTACAGCTGGTGGGAGAAGGAGGGCTTCTTCACCCCAGAGTATGGA CGACCATCAATCGATGCTCCCAATCCCAATGGAAAGTTCGTGATGATCATTCCTCCGCCAAATGTGACGGGATCCCTTCATTTGGGACACGCCCTCACGAACTCCATCGAAGACGCCATTACGCGCTACCACCGCATGAAGGGGCGCACCACCCTGTGGGTTCCCGGATGTGATCACGCCGGTATCGCCACCCAGGTGGTCGTGGAGAAACTTTTGTGGCGTGATGAGAAGCTGTCGCGTCACGATCTCGGTCGTGAGAAGTTCATCGAGCGTATCTGGGATTGGCGGAGAGAAAAGGGCGGTCGGATCTATGACCAGCTTAAGAGCCTGGGATCATCGTACGACTGGAGCCGTGTGGCCTTCACCATGGACCCTAAGCTGTGCCGCGCCGTCACAGAAGCCTTCGTTCGCTTGCACGAAGAGGGCAGCATTTACCGCAGCTCCAGGCTGGTCAACTGGTCGTGTACGCTCCGATCGGCGATCTCGGACATCGAAGTCGACAAAGTGGAGATCCCCGGGCGCACATTCCTGTCCATTCCCGGTTATGATGAGAAGGTAGAGTTTGGAGTGCTGGTCAAGTTCGCCTATAAGGTGGAAGGAAGCGAGGATGAGGTGGTCGTCGCCACTACCCGTATTGAGACAATGCTCGGTGATACGGCGGTGGCAGTGCATCCACAGGACGAGCGGTACAAGCACCTCCATGGAAAGTTTGTCGTGCATCCGTTCTCGACACGACGCTTGCCGATTGTGTGCGATGAGTTTGTGGATATTGCGTTCGGCACAGGTGCCGTGAAGATAACGCCGGCCCACGACCCCAATGATTACGAGGTGGGCAAGCGGTGCAACCTACCCTTCATCACCATCTTCAACGACGATGGCTACATCATCGGCGACTATGGCGAGTTCACGGGCATGAAGCGATTCGAGTGCCGCAAGCAGATTTTGATCAAGTTGAAGGAGCTCGGACTCTACCGTGAGACTTTGAACAACCCTATGGTTGTGCCCATCTGCAGCCGCTCCAAGGATGTTGTGGAGCCACTCATTAAGCCCCAGTGGTATGTCAGCTGCTCGGATATGGCCGCCTCTGCCACCGAGGCAGTGCGTTCCGGGGCATTGAAGATCGTTCCAGAGCATCACACGAAAACGTGGTACCACTGGATGGATGGCATTCGTGACTGGTGCGTTTCCAGGCAGCTATGGTGGGGACACCGCATTCCCGCCTACCATGTCAGCTTCAGCGATCCCTCCATTCAAACTGGATCG CCTGCTCTCGAAGGAGTG GCCGACGACGAGCAATACTGGATTGTGGCGAGGAGCGAGGAAGAGGCGCTCACCAAGGCATCAGAACGGTTTGGCGTGGAGGCCAGTAAGATCAACCTGAAGCAGGACGAGGACGTGCTGGACACATGGTTCAGTTCCGGCATCTTCCCCTTCTCTGTGTTCGGCTGGCCGGACCAGACCAAGGACCTGGAGACATTCTATCCCACATCGCTGCTGGAAACTGGACACGACATTTTGTTCTTCTGGGTGGCTCGCATGGTATTCTTCGGACAGAAGCTGCTGGGCAAGCTCCCATTCAAGGAAGTCTACTTGCATCCCATGGTTCGTGACGCCCATGGTCGCAAGATGTCGAAATCATTGGGCAATGTCATTGACCCCATGGATGTGATCCGTGGCATTACATTGGAGGGGCTTCATGCTCAGCTAGTGGGCTCTAACCTGGACCCCCGTGAGATTGAGAAGGCTAAGGCCGGACAGAAGCAGGACTACCCGCAGGGTATTCCCGAGTGCGGTTCGGATGCCCTACGCTTCGCCTTGTGCGCCTACATTACCCAGGCGCGTGACATTAATCTGGacattaaccgtgtcctgggCTACCGATTCTTCTGCAACAAACTCTGGAACGCCACCAAGTTCGCCCTGCTCTACTTCAACGGATCGGAGAAGTTCGACACCGAGCTCAAGGCGTCTGAGGTCGTCAACCAGATGGACGCCTGGATCCTATCCCGGCTATCGGCTGCTATAGAGGCTTGCAACCAGGGCTTTGAGACCTACGACTTTGCGGCTGCCACCAGTGCTTGCTACGCCTTCTGGCTTTACGATCTGTGCGACGTATATTTGGAATGCCTGAAGCCGATCTTCCAGAGCGGCAGTGAGCAGCAACAGGCCGCTGCAAGGCGCACCCTGTACGTGTGTCTTGACTACGGCCTGCGGCTGCTCTCGCCGTTCATGCCTTTCATCACTGAAGAGCTTTACCAGCGCCTACCAAGAGCCAAGCCCGCACCCAGCATTTGCGTAGCTAGCTATCCCA GCAACGTCTCATGGCGCAGTTCGAAAATAGAATCGGAAGTGGAGTTCGTCCAGAAGGCCGCTCGCATCATTCGGTCGGCCCGTTCCGACTACAATCTTCCCAACAAGACCAAAACGGAGGCTTATGTCGTGTGCACTGATCCCGCACCCAATGAAATACTCAAGCGCTATGCTGATGACCTGGCCACGATCTCTTACTGCTCCAAGGTGGTCTTCGATGGCGAGGCCCCGCCCGGCTGCGCCATTTTAACCGTGACAGGCCAGTGCGAAGTTCATCTGCTGCTCAAGGGTCTGGTGGAAGCGGACAAGGAGATCGCAAAGCTCCAGAAGAAGCGCGATCAACTGGTGCAAACTGTGGGTAAACTGACCCAGGCCAGTCAGGCGGCCGACTACGCCACCAAAGTCCCCGCCGAGGTCCAGGCAGCCAACGAAACGAAGCTTTCAGAGTCGCAGGCAGAGATAGAACGCATCGCAGCCGCCATCGAAACTCTAAAGCTGATGTAA
- the ValRS gene encoding valine--tRNA ligase isoform X2 — protein MPEPEQQNEASAPDGAGEPPKTAKQLEKERLKAEKLAKLQAKLDKKAAAAPAAGEKKEKPEKRTKEVKEAAVYTAETAPGEKKDLSGPLPDAYSPRYVEAQWYSWWEKEGFFTPEYGRPSIDAPNPNGKFVMIIPPPNVTGSLHLGHALTNSIEDAITRYHRMKGRTTLWVPGCDHAGIATQVVVEKLLWRDEKLSRHDLGREKFIERIWDWRREKGGRIYDQLKSLGSSYDWSRVAFTMDPKLCRAVTEAFVRLHEEGSIYRSSRLVNWSCTLRSAISDIEVDKVEIPGRTFLSIPGYDEKVEFGVLVKFAYKVEGSEDEVVVATTRIETMLGDTAVAVHPQDERYKHLHGKFVVHPFSTRRLPIVCDEFVDIAFGTGAVKITPAHDPNDYEVGKRCNLPFITIFNDDGYIIGDYGEFTGMKRFECRKQILIKLKELGLYRETLNNPMVVPICSRSKDVVEPLIKPQWYVSCSDMAASATEAVRSGALKIVPEHHTKTWYHWMDGIRDWCVSRQLWWGHRIPAYHVSFSDPSIQTGSADDEQYWIVARSEEEALTKASERFGVEASKINLKQDEDVLDTWFSSGIFPFSVFGWPDQTKDLETFYPTSLLETGHDILFFWVARMVFFGQKLLGKLPFKEVYLHPMVRDAHGRKMSKSLGNVIDPMDVIRGITLEGLHAQLVGSNLDPREIEKAKAGQKQDYPQGIPECGSDALRFALCAYITQARDINLDINRVLGYRFFCNKLWNATKFALLYFNGSEKFDTELKASEVVNQMDAWILSRLSAAIEACNQGFETYDFAAATSACYAFWLYDLCDVYLECLKPIFQSGSEQQQAAARRTLYVCLDYGLRLLSPFMPFITEELYQRLPRAKPAPSICVASYPSNVSWRSSKIESEVEFVQKAARIIRSARSDYNLPNKTKTEAYVVCTDPAPNEILKRYADDLATISYCSKVVFDGEAPPGCAILTVTGQCEVHLLLKGLVEADKEIAKLQKKRDQLVQTVGKLTQASQAADYATKVPAEVQAANETKLSESQAEIERIAAAIETLKLM, from the exons AtgccagagccagagcagCAGAACGAAGCTAGTGCTCCCGATGGAGCCGGTGAGCCTCCCAAGACTGCCAAGCAGTTGGAGAAGGAGCGTCTGAAGGCGGAGAAGTTAGCAAAGCTGCAGGCTAAGCTGGACAAGAAGgcggctgctgctcctgctgcaggTGAAAAGAAGGAGAAGCCAGAG AAGCGCACTAAGGAAGTCAAAGAGGCTGCGGTGTACACCGCCGAAACCGCTCCCGGAGAAAAGAAGGACCTGAGTGGCCCCCTACCGGATGCCTATAGTCCGCGCTACGTGGAGGCCCAGTGGTACAGCTGGTGGGAGAAGGAGGGCTTCTTCACCCCAGAGTATGGA CGACCATCAATCGATGCTCCCAATCCCAATGGAAAGTTCGTGATGATCATTCCTCCGCCAAATGTGACGGGATCCCTTCATTTGGGACACGCCCTCACGAACTCCATCGAAGACGCCATTACGCGCTACCACCGCATGAAGGGGCGCACCACCCTGTGGGTTCCCGGATGTGATCACGCCGGTATCGCCACCCAGGTGGTCGTGGAGAAACTTTTGTGGCGTGATGAGAAGCTGTCGCGTCACGATCTCGGTCGTGAGAAGTTCATCGAGCGTATCTGGGATTGGCGGAGAGAAAAGGGCGGTCGGATCTATGACCAGCTTAAGAGCCTGGGATCATCGTACGACTGGAGCCGTGTGGCCTTCACCATGGACCCTAAGCTGTGCCGCGCCGTCACAGAAGCCTTCGTTCGCTTGCACGAAGAGGGCAGCATTTACCGCAGCTCCAGGCTGGTCAACTGGTCGTGTACGCTCCGATCGGCGATCTCGGACATCGAAGTCGACAAAGTGGAGATCCCCGGGCGCACATTCCTGTCCATTCCCGGTTATGATGAGAAGGTAGAGTTTGGAGTGCTGGTCAAGTTCGCCTATAAGGTGGAAGGAAGCGAGGATGAGGTGGTCGTCGCCACTACCCGTATTGAGACAATGCTCGGTGATACGGCGGTGGCAGTGCATCCACAGGACGAGCGGTACAAGCACCTCCATGGAAAGTTTGTCGTGCATCCGTTCTCGACACGACGCTTGCCGATTGTGTGCGATGAGTTTGTGGATATTGCGTTCGGCACAGGTGCCGTGAAGATAACGCCGGCCCACGACCCCAATGATTACGAGGTGGGCAAGCGGTGCAACCTACCCTTCATCACCATCTTCAACGACGATGGCTACATCATCGGCGACTATGGCGAGTTCACGGGCATGAAGCGATTCGAGTGCCGCAAGCAGATTTTGATCAAGTTGAAGGAGCTCGGACTCTACCGTGAGACTTTGAACAACCCTATGGTTGTGCCCATCTGCAGCCGCTCCAAGGATGTTGTGGAGCCACTCATTAAGCCCCAGTGGTATGTCAGCTGCTCGGATATGGCCGCCTCTGCCACCGAGGCAGTGCGTTCCGGGGCATTGAAGATCGTTCCAGAGCATCACACGAAAACGTGGTACCACTGGATGGATGGCATTCGTGACTGGTGCGTTTCCAGGCAGCTATGGTGGGGACACCGCATTCCCGCCTACCATGTCAGCTTCAGCGATCCCTCCATTCAAACTGGATCG GCCGACGACGAGCAATACTGGATTGTGGCGAGGAGCGAGGAAGAGGCGCTCACCAAGGCATCAGAACGGTTTGGCGTGGAGGCCAGTAAGATCAACCTGAAGCAGGACGAGGACGTGCTGGACACATGGTTCAGTTCCGGCATCTTCCCCTTCTCTGTGTTCGGCTGGCCGGACCAGACCAAGGACCTGGAGACATTCTATCCCACATCGCTGCTGGAAACTGGACACGACATTTTGTTCTTCTGGGTGGCTCGCATGGTATTCTTCGGACAGAAGCTGCTGGGCAAGCTCCCATTCAAGGAAGTCTACTTGCATCCCATGGTTCGTGACGCCCATGGTCGCAAGATGTCGAAATCATTGGGCAATGTCATTGACCCCATGGATGTGATCCGTGGCATTACATTGGAGGGGCTTCATGCTCAGCTAGTGGGCTCTAACCTGGACCCCCGTGAGATTGAGAAGGCTAAGGCCGGACAGAAGCAGGACTACCCGCAGGGTATTCCCGAGTGCGGTTCGGATGCCCTACGCTTCGCCTTGTGCGCCTACATTACCCAGGCGCGTGACATTAATCTGGacattaaccgtgtcctgggCTACCGATTCTTCTGCAACAAACTCTGGAACGCCACCAAGTTCGCCCTGCTCTACTTCAACGGATCGGAGAAGTTCGACACCGAGCTCAAGGCGTCTGAGGTCGTCAACCAGATGGACGCCTGGATCCTATCCCGGCTATCGGCTGCTATAGAGGCTTGCAACCAGGGCTTTGAGACCTACGACTTTGCGGCTGCCACCAGTGCTTGCTACGCCTTCTGGCTTTACGATCTGTGCGACGTATATTTGGAATGCCTGAAGCCGATCTTCCAGAGCGGCAGTGAGCAGCAACAGGCCGCTGCAAGGCGCACCCTGTACGTGTGTCTTGACTACGGCCTGCGGCTGCTCTCGCCGTTCATGCCTTTCATCACTGAAGAGCTTTACCAGCGCCTACCAAGAGCCAAGCCCGCACCCAGCATTTGCGTAGCTAGCTATCCCA GCAACGTCTCATGGCGCAGTTCGAAAATAGAATCGGAAGTGGAGTTCGTCCAGAAGGCCGCTCGCATCATTCGGTCGGCCCGTTCCGACTACAATCTTCCCAACAAGACCAAAACGGAGGCTTATGTCGTGTGCACTGATCCCGCACCCAATGAAATACTCAAGCGCTATGCTGATGACCTGGCCACGATCTCTTACTGCTCCAAGGTGGTCTTCGATGGCGAGGCCCCGCCCGGCTGCGCCATTTTAACCGTGACAGGCCAGTGCGAAGTTCATCTGCTGCTCAAGGGTCTGGTGGAAGCGGACAAGGAGATCGCAAAGCTCCAGAAGAAGCGCGATCAACTGGTGCAAACTGTGGGTAAACTGACCCAGGCCAGTCAGGCGGCCGACTACGCCACCAAAGTCCCCGCCGAGGTCCAGGCAGCCAACGAAACGAAGCTTTCAGAGTCGCAGGCAGAGATAGAACGCATCGCAGCCGCCATCGAAACTCTAAAGCTGATGTAA